The DNA window taaagccctttgggctttaatGGATTTGACCATgctccgaccaaaattatcacctcataatactcaaagaaagtattatgaggtgataattttggtcagaGCATGGTCAAAtgatcataaagccctttgggctttaatGGATTTGACCATgctccgaccaaaattatcacctcataatactcaaagaatgattccttattccttaaatcaaaattcaaaccGTATTCCTCCTGGAATACCGTTGTTCTTAAGTTGTTAATATTTCGAAGGTATATAGTTAATATACAGAACTGTATTGACATGTACTTGCGGAGAATAATCATATCAATAAAATCTCATGTACATATCTTACTTTAATGGAAATGTGATTTTATGTATCTACGAAAACCAACGTAAACTGGTGTTCTGCTAATCGTAggcatacatatattttttgttcCATAAATCATCATAGGAGATAGATGTAGAAAACGTACCCGGAAAAAATCCTGTTATAATGGCGATTTTTCCCATAACCTTACTCAAAGTCTTTTAGGCAATTTGTTTTTGACTTACCCGAAGAATCCAATTTCCTTGACAATACGGATGATTGATTGGCTTTCACTGAAGCAGCTGCTTACTGTGTCACATTAGATAATATCAAGTGTCGGGGCGCTTCTGCTTAACAGCAAGTATACTCGACTTTTCGTTCAGTTCATACAAAATTAGTTTCTTGAAGTTCAATCTGAATTTGAAAGACAGTTTTCCACTATTTTTCAgctaaaacaaattttataggTGTCTTATGTTTGTATAATTCAATTTGGAAATTGTCTAAGTTAGTAAGGGTTGTGCAAATGTTTTTGTAATCAGGCAAACGTGCCTAAGTTATACAATGTActagtataatatacatgtacgttatgtacattgtatgtacaaatataagattaagaaaaaatgacaaatatGTTTTTCCAAATCTTAAGCACAAATATATACACaactttattttcaattttgttcaaaaagtctCATTGTAAATATGACATGCGTTTGGAAAGAGGACTGTCGGTTGACTTTTATAAATGAAGCTGAAAAAGCCAACATACAAATACAGCAACAAACTATTGAAGCAGAATACCAAACCAGGAAAGCactcaaaatacaaaaaatgaatgtttttattacttTCGATTGCAAAAATAGTGTCAAATataacctctctctctctctctctctctctctctctctctctctctctctctctctctctctctctctctctctctctctctctctctctctctcgtgactGTTACGACTAGTATGTGATGGTTATTGCGACAGGCTGGTTTTTATTGTCTCTCCAACACCTTTCCATTAAAGGTCGTAAGAAGAATCGGTAGTGTAGAATCGGTATAGACATTCATGAGCAGAAAGTAAATGTCGAAAAACACAATCATAAAATACGTTTAAGTCATATAAAAGACGATTTGAATTAAACTAATTGCGACGTAATGACCGTTCACGAAATTCGAGTGTTTGATCTCTAGACAGTGTCCGATCCAATCAAAATCACCGCCACAATTTCAACGGAGAGACGAGTAATTCTGGAAATATCTTGGACATAGAAATGTCCGCCCctgcatacatatatataaaaaatgcacTCTAATTGTATATCCAGTTACCTCCGACATGCATCTCAAACCGAAGGGACATTAAAGTCAGATTCGATCAATCTGCAAAGAACAGTTTTAGCGCatgaatgtatttttattttcatatccaATGTAATTCATTTATTCTAACCTTTTTTAACGTGTCTTGGGATCACTGATGAGAAAATTGTCTGTATAATATTGAATTACTAGTCGACAATTCAAGTTTATGGTATTGTTTTTTATTCCGTTTTATtactattttatatttcaaaactaaaaatatttgttgGTTCTAAACTTGATATGATCTTTTATAGCCTTAAGTGACAACGGATTTCCTGATCCTATATTTGACAACGACCCGAGCAACGTAACCTTTAACATCGGGGAAACCGCAACACTGCCATGTCACGTTATGAACTTGCAAGCAAGATATGTGAGTAGACTTTCAGCTATAGAGGAACGTTGAATTAGATAgacaaagaaaatgtacattgtataatcATAAATGCAGTAAAACACAATTGGTACAAATCATTTTGTAgacaaaacttttatttttatctaattccataaataattaaatcataGAGATATCTTTTATAAAACGGGACAAAACGTACAAATCCACAAGTATTTGACATTTTCGGTTACTTAATAGTTGGTGTTTGTTTGATAACAGTGTCTAAAGACGAACGCTGTTGATTCAAATGCTTTGAAACAAATTGAGCTCTTTGACTGTTTTCTTATCTTATTGGTATCTAACCCCGACAGCAATTGGTATGTATTCCTGGAATAACTAAATGAAGCGAATTATCATTTTCGGTAAAATATCTTATAAAATCTCATTTGTTATAAACGATTTTCTTGACATTCTTGTTGTTCATGAAACACACAACAAATGTCTATTGAAACGTTATTAACGTTATTAGTAATATAAATGATACTAATTGCCAATTGATATGAATGGTAATGCCTTACAAGAACAAAGCTATAGACAGAAACCCTATCGTTAGACAAATTCAGaactgttctctctctctctctctctctctctctctctctctctctctctctctctctctctctctctctctaatctGTAACTATTCTCAATGACCTGGATATTTGATAACACGACCTTCGCTACATATGTTCCTACAtataaaaattctttgaaaCAGATGCGCATGGACATAAAGTTCATACACATCATTTAGCAAGCTCAGGAAATCCctgtttttattctttcaaaaaCATGGTATGGTTTACAACATGAGCAATCCAAAAAAAAGTCCATTTAATCGTtaagtttttttatttctagttGTGTTTGCATCACCTCAAAGAAATTTACATTTCTGGAAatctttgaattgatttttatttatgcagATGTCTCTATTTTACAAAACAGTGGTTATCCGTATCACTGCCTCCCCCGCTTCTAGATAAACAGTTTATCATCGGATGAAAGTGATACAGAAAGCATTGCACATTCGTCGCTAACAATTAATTGATTCCgaaaaaaatacttcaaaacaaaagataaaagaTCTTTGTGATAGATAAATCATTCGCAGACTGGGGAAATGATAAATGTGTTTtctagtttttctttttcttttaatgtcaTTTAGTCCTTTTGATTTTTCGGCAAATTGGCCAACACACGAACAttgttttgtgtattttttttttaacataatccTTTCATGTCCACGTATTTTATtcaatgtttgcattgatgaaaatttcaatgattcATCCGctcaaaattcataaaattttgtaaTCATCGTTGTAAATCTATAAGAAGTCACATACGAGTACTTTTTAATCCTATTATGATTTCAGTTGCTTATATAAAATTACCGACATCGACATCGATTGTCGCaggaaatttctttttatgcTTTGTATATAAAGATGTACGTTCTATTAGATCTAATAtactatgtattttttattgtattacaATATCGAGAAATACCACACCAAACACCCTTGATGCCGCACAAAACCCCGACTGTGTCATGTGACCTTCAGTCGTGTAATAGGCATGCCACAATACAGCGCTTTATTGTCACGGCGTGCTCTGACACTGGGTTTATCAGTCCTCATGGGAGAAGTGGTTCTTGGTAGATTGGAGTCAATGCATCAGCATCGAATGTGTCCCCATTATTATTGCATTCCAGTTGACTTTTGTTTAATTATCGTGTTTTTAAAGAGTGTTGTACAAGCTATCTCTGTTAAATTACATGGCTTTTTATATTTGAGTAGAAGTCGGCGTACAATTAAAGTTAATTATTATGTGGATAGTTAACTCAGTTAATATATGAGTATGAATTGGTAAGTTATTCATTCCTTATTTCATTTCCTGTTATTTGACGTGGAAAAAAATTACCATATAACCTTTACAGtaacattaaatcataaaacaaaacaaattgaaacGTCGATCGAGCTGATTGGCACCATTTTGACACGCATTGTCACTTATACAAAATTCTTTACACGGtatactaagtttttttttaaccaatcagAGAGTGCGTTACaaacagaattaaattatttgatgttacatgtatgtttgtttcAGCTGTACTGGATGCGGATGTCGGAGCCTAACCCAATCACAGTGGGTACCTACGTGTATAGCCCAGACACGCGGTTCTCCGTCACCAAGGACCACACGTCAACCCACTGGGACCTCAGAATCAGGAATGTAAAGTTAGAGGACGCGGGCGTTTATTTCTGCGCTGTCAGTTCTGGGGAGGGGCGAGAGAAGCACAGAAGACTTATCAAACTTAATGTCAAAGGTCGGTACAGAGTAAAGCCTGTCGGGAGGAAAACTTGTTTTCCAATTaactaaaattatattttttttaaatatctggattaatgaaaaaagtaattagtcatggactcattgGCAATCATATATTGTTAGTTAGTAAAAGACACGCATTTGGTTTCATTTTACGTGCAGTTGTTTTTATTGTAATGACAGTTAAAACCCACACACAATGTCTAATTAAAGTACTTTGTGAAGAAAGGTGGAAGGgcctagaaagaaaaataataataaagtattaACGTAATGTTTAGCTAGTCTGtgacaaaacacaaaaataaacaaaatcatacaTCAACTGCTATACCAgtaatgaaagaagaaaaagagatGACTTAGTCAACAAAATGCCGGCGTTTCAGAGTCGTTTATGACGATGTATGAAAAATGCTAATTGAATTGCACATACCCTGAGTCCCTGGAGACCTTTCTTTGATAAAACTGCTTCAAATTTAGAAAACCTCATAACTGGATCGACTGCTTAAAACAACTGAAAACGTCATTACGATCATAAATAACGTCGTTTATGCCAGGAAGCGGGCGTATTGAGACAAATTATTCTGTCATCCATTCAATTGTCTAGAATAAAGCAGTAGCAATGCATGGTCACCAATCATTCAATTAGGTGTGAGTTTTTTCTCCAAACACTTAACGAAGATTTCCTATGTTGCTGTGAAACGATTTAGGCTACTCTAATGGCTGTAAAATGCcgataaatgaaaaatcttgTTTCCTCACATTTATCACCTAACTTAACGCTGTATGTAAAATACTAGTATTGCCTCTTGCCCGATCTTTATGAATAAGTTCGTTACATTTTGATCACTTTTTTGTGTGAAACTTTACAAATGTCTAATATATCAACTGAACAAGGGTATTTGACTAATGTTTTTGGAAGCCCATTGAAAGACGTTTGACTTAATTCTTACTTTCTTTTTGGCTTATTAAACGCCCCTCTCCCCGGCAAGCAAAGTTTGGCCCGGAgggtgatatatatatatatatatatatatatatatatatatatatatatatatatatatatatatatatatatatatgaattaatcACATTAtccatctgtccgtctgtctatatgtctgtgcaatcgtgtcctgTCCATATTTCTTATGGAGGAACACTGGAAGTTCCTACTtaacacaaagattgcttatgacctgagagTTTGTTATGATATGAATCCAAGGTCGCTGCAAGCTCAATGTCGCTGAAAGGAAAAGTTCTTATATGTGTCCAGTtgatatctttcttatggagaaacattggaagtttttaaTACACGTTAAAGCATGTTATACATCAAGTATGTTTTAATTTGCTTTTTGAGAACATGACTGTAGCTTCAATCATTCTTCAATGTATCACTTCcgggtacatgtaataaatttaaTAGGCAAGTTGAGTAATCGTTCCTTGGATCTTACCTTCTTTTTATCTGACCAATTCATACCGATAtgggaagtaaaaaaaaattatcgaagCATTTTCGAAACCGAAATTCGTCGAATTCAAAACcatttctataaaaatatcatacacTGACTCGTTATATTTGTTCACATATCAGGCCGCCTACCTGCGAGAGTGATTACAGATGAAGTTCATTGATTCGAGATGTGTTTATCGTTGTCAACGAACTAACAGGCTTAAGCATCAAGGCTATTGTTACAGTTTATCTCCACCATACATCATTTTGCGTgttaaaatgaaagtaaaaaacGCCATCATGCCGAGTAGAAACTAGCTGATATTGAAATTGATATCTTCTAGCTAGCTTCTGTACAgtgtttgaaacaaaaattcgcAACATCATTATTTTTCCTCTTCTGTTGGATACGTTGAGAACTGTTTGCATGACCAGAAATTCTATTAATgaaatttatcataataatgaCTCGCACATAAACATCCAGTAACAATTTACTGTCTATAGTTGTTTCAGAAGGCCATaagttattttcaattactCATCGAGTAGCAAAGAGCAATGTAATTTGAAgtgtaatgaaatatttacacaCAACATAGACACGCGAGAATTGCACGTGGTGTTCCGTTCCTTCATCTGTCTGTTTTATCAATCTTTTATTTGTAGAAGTCACGACAGTACCACCAGGTAAGTACACAATTTGACTTTTCCCGCCACAACTGTCGTCTGCTTCTTGcatcaaatatatcaaaaacattttcaatcgGGATCGAGACATGCGATGAACACATTTTCTTTAACGTCAAACAAACGAGAATGGTAATTTCATTACTAGAATATTTAGCCATGTCACATTACGAAATTAGGGCTAAAACTGTGTGCGTTCTAATTTATTTCTCATAAAACGCAACATCCTAATTACCTACCGatttaattaacttttaatGTGATTGCTGTTGTCTCTCCCTGTCTTTGTTCTCTTTCACCAGTCAAATGTTTCTTCCAGTACAAACAATGTGGATCGCTTGTAAAATAAACTACCCTTTTATACCATATGGAATGCTTTTAGTGTGTATTGCAATGTAAAACTATATATAACGCTTTTAGTATTATATACTGCAATCTACATATGATACTTTTCTCGCAAAAGTGTATTTAGAGTTTCCTTGTATTTGCAATAAGTCATTTAAAGTTTATACCTCTTGTGTCTTCTTTTTACATTCATTATTGTATGCACGtgacaatttcaattttgaGCATATTCTGTTGCCTAACATGTAACCAATTGTTTCTTAAATGTGTTTTCTAATTTTAGGAATTTCAATAAACGGATCAGAATTCGTGAATAAGGGTGACCCTTTGGTGTTAGAATGCCAAGCTTCCGGTTTTAACCAAGTGTCAAATTATTTAGAATGGTATAAAGATGGGAAAATAATTGACAATAGTTACATTTGGAAACACCATCGTTTAAGAGGTCGGGCTATGAACATTACAGACCACCATAACATTGAGACCAAGACTATTAGGCGCGTTCTATTTATAGCTCGGTCCACTATGGAGGATTCTGGGACCTATATGTGTCGAATATCGCCATTGGATATTGCAAAGAAGACAGTCCACGTTCTAGATGGTGAGTGGCTAAGGTCCAATCTGGCAGCAGAAGTTGAAAATTTGCCATATTAAATAGGGtttgaaaagaataaaatatgaGTAGAGTATTTAATGCGACAACGACTCGGGATGATAAATAATGGACAATCTTCCAGTTTATATCAACAACAGATTAGAACTTTACTTGCAAATAAACAGGGAAAATAACCCTTGTATATgtgaatttttatttagaacgTTAATGCATTTTCTTATTCTCTAAATCGCTTTGCATtggtaaaaaatataacactgtACTTATTAAGTCAAGCATATTacatttctatatatttgcatgataaACTATCCCCAATTCTTTTGTCTGTAAAACAGAACAATTTCTATTTTCTGCAGTTTtttattgaactttttaaattttcaagttttttctTTAATGCATGCTGgttatcataataaatatatatatatatatatatatatatatatatatatatatatatatatatatcttaagcCTATATTACATAGTTCAAACCGTACAACAGAAAGGATAGTTGTATCcattcatggtttttttttctcaagtacATCCtcgtttctttctttttttcagagGGTTCATCCAGCATTGATAAAAGAGGTAGGTTTATTCATGCataaatgcatatatacatgtacattagttGATGGAAAAACTTTGTCTCGTTCTGATGTTTGGATCACTGCGGCTATTCCTTGAAAATATAGATAATGGGAAACAGcaacaacaaatttaaaatgagaTCAATAATTGAATTAATTCTTGTCGTCCGACAATACGAAAATATCGTTTCATATCTAAACATGGAGttcaaacatgtatataattcatttttacacTGTCGAATTAATAATTCTAATGAATGCAGTTCAACTTTTCAAGATGAAAGaggaaaacagatttttttttttcgtgaaaCCAGTAACTTGTCTAGAGTATTTGTCGATTTCCATAGTCTCTGGGGGCACCCCTGAGACCTATATATTAGTTATTATGGAATAAGAACGTGCGTTGTTGGTTAGGCTAACAGTCTTCGTAGTGGTCAATATACTCTTGCCTGTGTATGATAATTGAACCGTGATCACACAGAGATTGATTAATGTGATTTTGAATGGTTGTAACACACTGTACAATGAGgttaattattatttcatttattctgcAAACTCTCAGGAGATCAAGATGCGAAATTGACTCAAGGTAGGTTAAAAGGTCAGAGTGAgaaaaagattaaataaaatattaactctctctctctctctctctctctctctctctctaatgtCGAAACGCTTTTTTGTCCTCGTAAACATTTTAGTAATTCCTTATTTTCAGCAGAAGTAATTGCTTCTTTTGATTGATTCGTAATAGCTCTGTTGAGTTTGAAAGACCTGTCAAGTCTGATcattgtatttttcagaaacatACAACAATGGGAATAGCCTTGCAGGCCATAGGGTCGGACATATAATAACTACACTCGCGACCACTGCCGCCATTGTGTGTTTCGGTCTTCTGCATGTGACATGATGAAAATAGAGATATGATTTAGCCCAAAGTTGAGAATACCGTGGAATTCTCTATTGGTCCATTAGGAAGCGATAATTTGCTGCAACCGAGCGGGATTAGAGAGATCTCAAACTGTCGTCTACGGCCACCAGCGCCTCAGTTTGGATTTGAAGCAGACAATCTGTGCCATATTGTGTTGAATTTAAGTGTGATAATCATTCCACAGCTCAGAAAATGAAAGTAGAGAAAACTGAAACGAACTTGTTCAGTAGGAGTCTACATCTTCATCGTGAGCGCATGCGCACAATTTACGATTGTCCAAGAAGTCTTTCAAGTTTATAGATATCGTAGTTTCATCATGATAGATTCGTGTGCTTACAATTTGAACATGAacataatttcaattttgaatcgCAAAGCAAAGACATGATTTGAACGCTAGATCAATCCTTTGCGTTTTGTGAAACAAGTTTTGTTTCTGCACATCTTCATGTCTCTATAATGCTTATGGCATCGCCCTTGATATGTCGTGAAATGGTCGATTATGAAGTCTATGTTTACAACCAATGAATCTTTGcgatatattttagaatgttactgaacataaattcataaaatgttcTTGTTCTTATTGATCACTTGCGCATCTCGCCCACCgataatgatttttattataaaggagatttttttatttatgtgacAAAACGGCCATTCCATAGATATTGAATAATTGTCAAAATAGATAGATCTGCATCATAATTGTCTCTTGTTTTGCATTATCGATTACATTTCGATGAAGtctgcaaaacaaaaatagtaAAATACAGATGAATGAAGATGTTAGCTACGTTAAACGTCGATAAAAATAGATGTATGGTGATGGTATCGTTAGAGAAATGCGTATATTTATCattgatataaaacatttacCGCACTATTCACAACTGATTGCAGTACTTGTCTTGATGCGCTAAAATACACGACATAGCAATCACAGCAAATGCCTCCCCATTATCAGGCGAGACTAGGTTTATCATGCGCGTGCTGGAGAACAGTGTTCttcaatattaaacaaataatcGGCGCGGAATCGAGGCCATTAAAAGGCCCAGGTCAAGCATCGGGAAGAAGAGTCGTAACGTCTGATTCTAGGAAAATTACTCCCGTGGGAGGTTGAGTGGGgagaattgtataaaaaaaagttggtcCGCCACACGGGTTTACTTCAATTTTTGTCAGTTTATGAGAGGGGAAAGGCCGAGTTAATTATGCATGATCTTGTCAGGAATTCTTTTCaacaactttaaaatatttcttacaacaattatttttaatgcCAAAATGAAGGTTACTCTTTTTATTACTTTATAAATGTTCAATGATAATGGTCCGAAATACATACTTcatttatcatgttttttttttaaaaaaaccgcGATTGCATCAATAATTGTATtctatattttattacatacatgtataataatattttactaGACATACATGTTATATACCTAATTTGACACCCACGCTTACACTGCGTACCTTACCCGGTAATTGAGGAATGATATATGACAAGTattcctttttagctcacctgagctgtaagctcaagtgagctattctgatcacattttgtccgtccgtccgtctgtccgtccgtctgtctgtctgtctgtctgtccgtttgtaaacttttcacattttgaacttcttctctaaaatcGCTTGGCCagtttcaaccaaatttggcacaaagcatccttatgggaaggcgaatatcaattgcagaaatgaaagaccgatctttattcaaagcggagaaaacctcgaaactgtagaaaaagtgGGGTGCATTTTTGATAACTTTTCTCTACTGAACATACTGAATGTGGAAACATTCAAATTCATGGGgaccaattttcatggaatgtcaatttttgaatgGTTTGTTAGGATGTAGCTTTTTGGATTAGCTTTTatgtacaaaaaataaacacCGCATTTCTTGTTTCATGGGGAATATTAATGTTTGGGTAAGGGCCGTAAGGGGTATCCACAAAATCCTCGAAAATTGATCCTACAcgaatgatgattccacagaatTAATATTGAAGCATgcagtattatacatgtatattttaactaCCGTATTATcaatcttaaattaaaaattttgtaaatctAAAGATTCAGAGCAATGCGCATTATTTGTTTACCAAAGTAACCCTTTTATGGTCAGGAATCAAAATTTATACACAACCAAgatatctgataaaaaaaaaatgaatgaatttttttccttcCTTCTGATGGAATTGGATAACATTGTCAACACAAACCCTATTTATACCTTATTTGTATAATGTATTCAATAATACTGACAGCATGCATTGTCATTTACAACTATTTGTTTCTACAATCTTTAACTTTTCATGAACATGCAATGAACAAATTCACCcaaaaaacaattgaaacatATTGTATAGtgaataaacaatcaaattagataaaaatctACTTACATTTCTACacttaataattttgttaacctatttgtataattaaaaatatacatctgaatttctctaatttttctttttttttctttaattttcctttCTTTTACCTATAGTTCCAATTACAATCTTCCCAACTCCTGCCAAGATTGTGGTCCAGCCGGGAATGAACGCCTTCCTACGTATACACTGCCAGGCTTACGGCAACCCTCGCCCCAGGGTAGCTTGGTCTCGGGACGGCTACGACGTGTCCCGTGATCCCCGGTTCTCTGTGTACCCCAATGGAACGCTGATTATCCAGCGGACCCTGGAGCAGGACATGGGTAGCTACCTGTGTATGGCCAACAATGGAGTGTCCAATCCGACCCAAAGAATCGTCATGCTGCAACTCAGAGGTACGTAAACCGATAGTAAAGTCGCCTTTTGATCTGAACAACCTTTTGATTTAAAGACTATAAAGCTGAGAATTTCTGTAtaaacacccctgcgaatgttattgtcatttaaattttagatcacgtggttttatttgaccctttcagtttcgcagtataaatcgtgcctcgtgtttatagtctattttagaaaatctaggtacttgtagtcaaatataaattttagaagtttattgattttaaactttttattcattaattggTAGATAAATtggtgttctagaaataaatgtgacaatacaaaaaatagtttttctctgctgttgcgacaattaacatgcatagtagagaccccccccccctagaattaattttcgatccgcgcctgacctagtaataacttcaatagtgaaacagactttactattttatgcagaattttccttgaaaatggctcgacataataagtttttatgcaaaacattcacccattattcaagcatcaaacatggctatgattttattgaggaacccaatgtttatattatcaagcactctacacgtggttgaacaggaacgataactctgttctgaatatcatcgtttgatttaaaaaaccgctagatggtgaaataatacataaatcttaaaagatgttgatgttttaacataaatcaaagtaggatatgatatgaaaatcgaccagtacttacgtattttgagaatattatccgaacacttatacttccgctcgaaatttcacaggaagtaacaaatctcggtgaagtctcgtgaactttcattcgagcacctctggatttattacatacttagcaacgagaaagaaaacattccgaacacatttgcAGGGGTGATAAAGTTTGCTATAAAATCTTGGATAAAATGAAGAAATTGTTCAGTTTTAATGGTCGCATGGATATTTTTGTGTTGTAGAATCATTGCTGGCAAGTATAGAACAAGTAGAGGAGAGGAAGAGGGAGGGGGAGAAACTGTACCTGACTTGTTCGGGCTTTGGTTACCCCACCCCCTCAATTACCTGGGAGAAGAACGGCCTGCCACTCACATCCGACCAGAGAATTAAAATCCAAGGAGGAAGCTTGAGGGTGATAAACTTGGC is part of the Crassostrea angulata isolate pt1a10 chromosome 3, ASM2561291v2, whole genome shotgun sequence genome and encodes:
- the LOC128178867 gene encoding brother of CDO-like isoform X2, with product MNLQARYLYWMRMSEPNPITVGTYVYSPDTRFSVTKDHTSTHWDLRIRNVKLEDAGVYFCAVSSGEGREKHRRLIKLNVKEVTTVPPGISINGSEFVNKGDPLVLECQASGFNQVSNYLEWYKDGKIIDNSYIWKHHRLRGRAMNITDHHNIETKTIRRVLFIARSTMEDSGTYMCRISPLDIAKKTVHVLDEGSSSIDKRVPITIFPTPAKIVVQPGMNAFLRIHCQAYGNPRPRVAWSRDGYDVSRDPRFSVYPNGTLIIQRTLEQDMGSYLCMANNGVSNPTQRIVMLQLRESLLASIEQVEERKREGEKLYLTCSGFGYPTPSITWEKNGLPLTSDQRIKIQGGSLRVINLALEDTGTYSCIVMNDEEKVEDSDSIRSAVIYLCGLGQ
- the LOC128178867 gene encoding protein amalgam-like isoform X1, whose protein sequence is MTRRKRDRIRRWTHVFNTVVPGIFFYAAITSALSDNGFPDPIFDNDPSNVTFNIGETATLPCHVMNLQARYLYWMRMSEPNPITVGTYVYSPDTRFSVTKDHTSTHWDLRIRNVKLEDAGVYFCAVSSGEGREKHRRLIKLNVKEVTTVPPGISINGSEFVNKGDPLVLECQASGFNQVSNYLEWYKDGKIIDNSYIWKHHRLRGRAMNITDHHNIETKTIRRVLFIARSTMEDSGTYMCRISPLDIAKKTVHVLDEGSSSIDKRVPITIFPTPAKIVVQPGMNAFLRIHCQAYGNPRPRVAWSRDGYDVSRDPRFSVYPNGTLIIQRTLEQDMGSYLCMANNGVSNPTQRIVMLQLRESLLASIEQVEERKREGEKLYLTCSGFGYPTPSITWEKNGLPLTSDQRIKIQGGSLRVINLALEDTGTYSCIVMNDEEKVEDSDSIRSAVIYLCGLGQ